The genomic window TTCATGTCGCGAGCCCGAGCCTGTTCGGCGTCGGCTTGGCGGCGGTACAGCACGGAGACGAAGGCGCCGGCCACCGCGGCCCACAGGGCCAGGATCACAGCGAGCTTGAGCAGTTCCACGCGATTGGTGAAAACCAGAGCGGAGCTGGCCCCGATTGCCAGGACCAGCAACGTCGTCAGCAGCACCCAACCCGGCCTGCGGCCGCCGCGCCGAACCCGGGCGCCGCGGGACAGAACGGTCATGGCCTGACTGTACCGGGCGAGGTCAGTGCGCGTGTCGCGCCGGTCCGGCGATTCTCACACCGAATTGCGAGCTGGGTCAGCCTTCCGCACCCTCGCCGTTTTCGGTCGGATCCTGCGGAGATTTGCAGCAATGCTGCAGCCACAGCGCCGCGACGACCAGAGCCAGGGCACTGACGGCCGCCACCACCGTGCCGGTGGTGTCCTCGGCGACGGCCCGCTGCCAGGACCGCCGCGGCAGGAAGTACACCAGCACCCCCAGCCACCAACCCAAGACCAGCGCCCCCACCCAGGCCGAGGCCTTGGCGATCATGACGCTCTGCGCGACGGCCAGCGGATGCAGCCAGCCGGGCGCATCGCCGATTTCGCCTTCGTTGATCTTGCCCCGCACATACCGCCCCCAGAGCACCTCGGCGATCCCGACGGCCAGCAGCGACACCCCGGTCCACACGGTGATCGGCGGGAAGTAGCGGTAGAGCACCGCGATGAGCAGATAGCCGATCACCGCCGCACCGATCACCGCGGCGGTCAGGTCCCGTTTGCGGGTGGGTCCCATCAGCGGGGCGTTCTGCTGGTGTGCAGTTGCGCGAACCGCCGTACCCCGGCCCGCTCGGACGGATCCAGTTCGTCCAGCAGGGCGTCGACCGACCGGCGCCGGCCGTCGACGGTCAGCTCGGCGTGCGGGTCGACGTCGAGCCAGGGAATCAGCACGAACGCGCGCTGGTGGGCCCGCGGGTGCGGCAGTGTCAGGTCGCTGTCGTCGATCACCACCTCTTGCGCACCGGCGCAACCGGCGATCAGGTCGACGTCGAGAGTGCGTGGACCCCAATGTGTTTCGCGCACCCGGTCGGCTGCCCGCTCGAGTTCACGAGCACGACGCAGCCAGTCGTGGGCGTCGCGGCCGGCGTCGTCTGCGATCAGCACGGCGTTGAGGAACGGGCCCTGCGCCACACCACCCCACGGATCGGTCTCGTACACCGGTGACACCGCACGCACCGCCTCGCCAAGCGCGTCGACCACCGATTGCAGGTGGGCCATGCGGTCGCCGAGGTTGGAGCCGATGGACAACACCATTCGGGTCATACCGCCCCGCCTGCCGGCACCACCGATCCGCGCCCGCCGCGCCGCGACCGCCGCACCACCACCGCGACGTCGGCGAACTGTTGGGGAATGGGCGCTTGCGGCTTGTGCACCACGACTTCCACGGCATGCACCCGCTGATCTCCCATGACCTGATCGGCGATGGCACCCCCGACCGCCTCGATCAACTTCCGGGGCGGCCCGGCGACGATGTCGGTGGCCAGCTGGGCCAAGGCGCCGTAGTCGTAGGTGTCGGCCAGCTCGTCACTGGCGGCGGCCTGCGCAAGATCGATCCAGACCGTGACGTCGATGACGAATTGCTGCCCGTTGACCCGTTCGTGGTCGAAGACGCCGTGCCGGCCGTGCACTGTCAAGCCGCGCAATTCGATTCGGTCGGCCATCGCGCTACGTCGTCTCCGTTCGGTTCCAGGCCGCGACGACCTTCAGCGCGTCGACCGAGGCCCGCACGTCGTGCACCCGCACGCCCCAGGCTCCGTGCAAGGCGGCCAGCGCCGAGATCACCGCCGTCGCCGTCTCGCGACCGTCCGGTGGTCGCGGTGTGCCGTCCGGCCTGGCCAGCAAGGTACCGAGGAACCGTTTACGGGACGCGCCCAGCAACACCGGGACCCCGGTGGCGACCAGTTCGGGCAACGCGTGCAGCAGGGCCCAATTGTGTTGGCCTGTCTTGGCGAAACCCAGACCCGGATCGATGACGAGCTTGGCCGGGTCGACGCCGGCGGCCACCGCGTCGTCGACGCTGTCGAGCAACTCGGCGCGCACGTCGGCCACCACGTCGGTGTAGTCCGGGACCTGGTGCGGCCGGTCCGCCGACACCGGCCGCCAGTGCATCAACACCCACGGCACACCGGCCTCGGCCACCAGCGGCGCCATCGCGGGATCGGCCCGCCCGCCGGATACGTCGTTGACCAGCTGCGCGCCGCTCTCCAATGCCGCTCGCGCGACACCGGCGTGCATGGTGTCGATGCTGACGGTAATCCCTTGCGCCGCAAGCTCCTTGACGACCGGTACGACGCGGGAGGCTTCCAGCTCGGCGTCCACCCGCGTGGCGCCGGGCCGCGTCGACTCTCCCCCGACGTCCACAATGTCTGCGCCTTCGGCGGCCAATGCGAGACCGTGGGCAACGGCGCTGTCCGCATCGAGGTAACGGCCGCCATCGGAAAACGAGTCGTCGGTGACGTTGAGAACCCCCATAACCTGCACGGGCGCCAGGCTCACTTGCGCAGGATGAGGTCCAGCGCTTCGGCTCGAGAAGCGGAATCCCGTTGCAACTGACCGCGCACCGCCGATGTGGTGGTCAAAGCACCCGGCTTACGCACGCCGCGCATCGCCATGCACAGATGCTCGGCTTCGATGATGACGATCACCCCACGCGGTTCCAGCTTTTTCATCAACGCGTCGGCGATCTGGCTGGTCAGCCGTTCCTGGACCTGGGGCCGCTTGGCGTAAAGATCAACCAGCCGAGCGATTTTCGACAGTCCGGTGACCCTGCCGTCGGCGTTGGGAATGTAGCCGACATGGGCCACGCCGTGGAAGGACACCAAGTGGTGTTCGCAGGTGGAGAACATCGGGATGTCTTTGACGATGACCATTTCGTTGTGGTCCTCGTCGAACATCGCGTTAAGGACCGACTCCGGGTCGGTGTAGAGACCGGCGAATATCTCGCGGTAGGCCCGCGCGACGCGAGCCGGGGTGTCGCGCAGCCCATTGCGGTCCGGGTCCTCGCCGATGGCGTAGAGCAATTCGCGGACGGCTGCCTCGGCTCGTGGCTGGTCGAATACCCGCGCCCGTGTCGTTGCGTCGCGAGATTCCACCTGCGTCATGAAGTCTCCGTTCGTCAGCCGTGAGCCGGCGGGTTCC from Mycobacterium kubicae includes these protein-coding regions:
- a CDS encoding DUF3180 domain-containing protein; protein product: MGPTRKRDLTAAVIGAAVIGYLLIAVLYRYFPPITVWTGVSLLAVGIAEVLWGRYVRGKINEGEIGDAPGWLHPLAVAQSVMIAKASAWVGALVLGWWLGVLVYFLPRRSWQRAVAEDTTGTVVAAVSALALVVAALWLQHCCKSPQDPTENGEGAEG
- the folP gene encoding dihydropteroate synthase — encoded protein: MSLAPVQVMGVLNVTDDSFSDGGRYLDADSAVAHGLALAAEGADIVDVGGESTRPGATRVDAELEASRVVPVVKELAAQGITVSIDTMHAGVARAALESGAQLVNDVSGGRADPAMAPLVAEAGVPWVLMHWRPVSADRPHQVPDYTDVVADVRAELLDSVDDAVAAGVDPAKLVIDPGLGFAKTGQHNWALLHALPELVATGVPVLLGASRKRFLGTLLARPDGTPRPPDGRETATAVISALAALHGAWGVRVHDVRASVDALKVVAAWNRTETT
- the folB gene encoding dihydroneopterin aldolase, with amino-acid sequence MADRIELRGLTVHGRHGVFDHERVNGQQFVIDVTVWIDLAQAAASDELADTYDYGALAQLATDIVAGPPRKLIEAVGGAIADQVMGDQRVHAVEVVVHKPQAPIPQQFADVAVVVRRSRRGGRGSVVPAGGAV
- the folK gene encoding 2-amino-4-hydroxy-6-hydroxymethyldihydropteridine diphosphokinase, with the protein product MTRMVLSIGSNLGDRMAHLQSVVDALGEAVRAVSPVYETDPWGGVAQGPFLNAVLIADDAGRDAHDWLRRARELERAADRVRETHWGPRTLDVDLIAGCAGAQEVVIDDSDLTLPHPRAHQRAFVLIPWLDVDPHAELTVDGRRRSVDALLDELDPSERAGVRRFAQLHTSRTPR
- the folE gene encoding GTP cyclohydrolase I FolE translates to MTQVESRDATTRARVFDQPRAEAAVRELLYAIGEDPDRNGLRDTPARVARAYREIFAGLYTDPESVLNAMFDEDHNEMVIVKDIPMFSTCEHHLVSFHGVAHVGYIPNADGRVTGLSKIARLVDLYAKRPQVQERLTSQIADALMKKLEPRGVIVIIEAEHLCMAMRGVRKPGALTTTSAVRGQLQRDSASRAEALDLILRK